Part of the Vibrio sp. SCSIO 43137 genome, GCCTAAAGGTGTATCGCTAACCAACGGACAAATTGAGAAGGCAACACGACATATTGTAGAGCAGGTTAAAAATACCAGTGAAGATGTTGAACTTCTATTAATGCCTCTAAGTCATTCTTTTGGAATGGGACGACTAAGAAGTGTTCTATATGTTGGTAGTACATTAGTTATTGGTTACCCGTTGCAGAGGTTAAAAAGGGTCTTTCAAGCTATAGAACGCTACCATGTAACAGGGTTGGGGCTGGTCCCCTCTGCCTGGTCTTTCATTACCAGTGTATCTAAAAACTTAATTACCAAGTTTGCTGACCAGATTAGATATATTGAGTTTGGGAGTGCTTACTTATCTATAGAAAACAAAAGATTACTTACTGATTGGTTCCCGAAGACCCATATTGTAATGCATTATGGACTTACAGAAGTTTCTAGAGCTCTTTTTATTCACTTCCATACAGATAACCTTGAATCTATTGGCCGCTTATCTCGCGGGGCTGATGTAAAAGTATTATCTGAGAATGGGCGGTTTGCTAAAGAGGGTGAGGTAGGCGAGATAGTACTTAAGTCCACCTGGATGATGTCTGCTTATTACCAAAATAATAGCTTAACTAATAGTAGCTTTGTTGATGGCTATTTTCGGACAGGAGACTTAGGGCGATTAAAAGGTGAGTATTTATTTCTCGAAGGTCGATTAAAAGAGATTATTAATGTCGGAGGGAAAAAAGTCAGCCCTTATCAAGTGGAAGAGACTCTACTTAAGAGCCCTTATGTTAAAGAATGTGCATGTGTTGCTCTGCCTGACTTACTTATGGGAGAAGTTGTACAGGCATTCATAGTTTTAGATAGCACCGCAGAAAGTTCAATAGAGCAAGCTATAGAATCTCTAAAAGAGCTTGTTGCAGAGCTTTTACCTGTGCATATGCGTCCACAAAAATATCAGCCAGTAGCTAATCTGCCCAAAACTTCATCGGGAAAAATCCAGCGATTAAAGCTATTGACTAAAGAGGTTTACTGAAATGTTAAAGCTTAGGTTTCCATTGCCTGTATTTCGAAGTGCAAAAGAGATAGTGAATGGTCAAAATGCAAGAATGGCACTTAAAGGGTTGGTCGCGAATAGAGTCGCTCTCATTGTTAGTTCTGCTTTTAAGCGTTCTAGTTATTGTGAACAACTGGAAAGATTGATTAATGCCGATAGCGTTTTATTGATTGAAAAATCATGGGATGGAGAACCTTCGGTTGAAAGCTTATCTGGCGTGCTATGTAAGCTGGAAAAGTTCCAACCAGACTATATATTAGCATTAGGTGGCGGTTCCGTAATTGATGGTGCAAAACTAGCGTGGCTATTGTATGAACATCCAACATTGAGCAACGAACAGTTATTTAGACCGTTCTCTTTGCCATCTCTGAGAGGCAAAGCAAAGTTTGCTGCAATTCCTACGACCGTTGGGGCTGGTTCAGAAGTTTCTTCGGCGGCGGTTATGTTAGATACAAGCTCTTCCAGTAAAAAAGCAGTAGTAACGCATGAGTTTATTCCAGACTTAGTCATTTTGGATCCGGAACTAGTACAGGAAGTCTCTCACAACATATTAAAAACTACAGTTGCAGATGCTCTCTCTCATGCAGTAGAGGGTTATGTCTCACAAATAAATCACCCATTGATGGATAGCTTTGCTGAAAAAGCAGTCGAAATTGTAGCCAGTTATATTGACTGCTTTGATGATGAGTCATGGGATTTAGCTATGATTGCAGACTTGCAATATGCATCTATGCTGGCTGGGTGGGTACAAAACCACAAAATAGTAGGCTTATCTCACGCGATTGCTCATCAACTTGGAAGCTTGGAAATTGGGCATGGCTTAGCTAACGGTTTGTTAATGCCTGAAGTTATTAGCTTCAATGCTGGAAAAGATAAAGAAACAGCCAAGAAATACCAAAAATTGTGTAGTAAAGCATCTATAGAAAACGTATCTCAGCTTAGAGATATTTTTAAGAAGTTAACTAAGGGGCAGTATGATTCTAAATGCTTAAGTGAGGCAGATTTAGAACGTATTGCAACTGGAGCACTGCTTGACCCTGCTGCAAAGTCTAATCCTGTTACATTTAGTGAAATAGATGTCAAAGAGATTGTTATCAAATGCCTATAAAAAGTGATTCAGAGCAAGAACTATTATCGGTTTTGGATGCTCGTCCATATCAACTATCTGATAAGCAAAAGTCAAAGTTGTTTAAGTCTAACTTACTTAAAGAGTTAAATCATCATTATAAAAATAATGAGTTATATAGAAAATTCTGCAAGAAACATCTATTTGAACCGGCTACCTTTTCTGGTGAACTTACTGATATTCCTGCTATCCCTGTACATATATTTAAAGCTTTAGGACACAAGTTATCTTCGGTTAGCCCTGAGTTAATCAAAACTACATTACAGTCTTCTGCAACGAGTGGAGTCCCTAGTACCGTTCTTTTAGACAAGATTACATCTCGGCGACAAATTAAAGCTATGGCGAGAGTGCTGCAAGAAGTATTAGGGTCAAAACGTCGCCCGTTTTGTGTCATGGATATAGATCCAGCAAGCCCTAATGCGGTTAATTTAGGCGCTAGAATTGCGGCAGTGAAAGGTTACTTAAATTTTGCCTCATCCTCTGACTATTTTATAGATGCTAATAGCCCAACGGCTCCATTAGAGTTTTTGCAGCAAAAATTCATAGAGTATTTGGAAAATCTAAAGTCAGATGAGCCAGTGGTTATATTTGGCTTTACTTTTGTTTTGTACCATTCAGTTTTCAAAGTACTAAAAGAGCGGAATATAAGTTTTCAGCTTCCTATTGGTTCTCAAGTTATCCATATAGGAGGATGGAAAAAACTAGAGTCTGAAAAAGTCAGTAAAGAAATTTTTAATAGTGATATTGCCGGGGTACTTGGTATTCCAGCGGAAAATGTTATTGATATTTATGGCTTTACTGAACAGATGGGGCTTAATTACCCAGATTGTAAAGCTGGCTGGAAGCATGTTCATGCTTATTCAGATGTAATTATTCGAGATGAAAGCGATCTCAGTGTCTGTCCTAATGGTCAGAGTGGACTGTTAGAGTTTATTAGTCCATTGCAACACTCCTACCCTGGTAACGTTGTTCTTACAGATGATTTAGGCGTAATTGAAGAAGGTCAATGCAACTGCGGTAGAAAAGGAAAGCGCTTTAAAGTCATTGGGCGAGCTAAAAAAGCTGAAGTCCGTGGTTGTGGTGATGTAATGTCGGAAAAAGTTAGTTCAGTTAGCAATAAACGCAAGCTGAGTGAAACTGAGAGTATGATAATTTATCATTCGCCCATTGATGTTGATTATAGCTTGCATCCTACGGAACAACTGAAGCAAATTTTTGCGGCTCTAGAACAGAAAAAGAACTGGCTGTCGGAGCAGCCATTAGAAGCCTTAATAGGGCTAATTGACACTGCAAGGGAGCGTTGGGCTGATGACACTGCATTGGATAGCTTTCGAAGCAATGGATTAAACTTCTTAATAGAGTGGAGTGAGCCTTCTCGACTGAAAGCGTTGTTAGATAGTTCATTACATGGGCGTCGTGGGCATTTAGATTCTTTTTTGCCTAGAAAAGATATTAGCAGTAGCTCCCTTAAAGCATTACCAAGAGGTACAGTTGCACACTGGTTATCGGGAAATGTTCCTCTACTGGGCATGTTTGCGCTTATACAAAGCATTGTGTGCAAGAACACTAATATTCTTAAAGTTTCTGCTGATGAGTCTCAAGCGTTACCAGCTCTCCTTAAGACTTTTAAAGATATAAGCTATACGTCTCCTGGTGGCTATACTATTTTTGGCAATGATCTCCTTGAATCAATAGCTGTTGTGTATTTCGACCGTCATCAAATAAAAACTGCTGAGTGTTTTTCTGGGCATGCCGATGTCAGAATTGCGTGGGGCGGACGTGAAGCTGTCGAAGCTGTGAGTCAACTACCTAAGAAGTATAATTGTCAAGATGTTTTATTTGGACCTAAGTTATCTATGATGGTGATAGGCTGTGAAGCTTTATCAACTGAAAAACAGATACGAAAACTTGTACGAAGAGCAGCTACAGATTCTAGTGTATTCGATCAATATGCTTGTGCTTCCCCTCATACCATTTTTGTGGAGAAAGGAGCGAAGATCACTCCGTTAGAGTTCGCTGAAAAACTGGCTTTAGCGATGGATAAAGCTTTAATTCGTTTACCAACTCAAGTTCCTGATATTGGGCAGACAAACAAAATACGCTCAAAGATTGCCGAATATAAGTTTATTGGTGAGTCTTGGAACGATAGACACTTGAGGTGGACTGTCCTATATGATGAAGGGGATAGTCTTGTAGAGCCGACATATCATAGAGTGATTACAGTTAAAGCAGTTGATGACGTGTTCAATGTGATACCTAATGTTACTAGTGATATTCAGACTGTCGGATTAGCAATGCATGGTGAAAAGCGTTTGCGCTTTGCGGAAAAAATTACTTTTCAAGGGGCAGTAAGATGTCCGGATATTGGCTATATGACTCATTTCGATTCACCATGGGATGGCCTATTTGTTGCCGATAGGCTTGTGCGTTGGGTCTCACTTGGTGGTCCAAGATAATATTTTTATAATAGGCAATATGATGTCAAAATTTTCTTTTGAAATATGCAAAACAGAGCAAGTAGAAGAGCTTGTTGAATATATTGATAATAATTGGTCTAAGAATCATATTTTAGTTAAATCTAGAGAATTGTTAGACTGGCAACATAAAAGTCATTGTGGAACTTACTATAATTTTATTATGGTTAGGGATAATGCCGATGAAAGTATTTGCGGTGTCCTTGGGTTTATTCCTACATCTCATTTTTCAGATAGTCTCGCTCAAGAAGAAGAAGTGTGGCTAGCTATATGGAAAGTGAACGAAGGGTCAAAATATATAGGTTTAGGGCTAGGGTTACTTAATTACTTGAAGTTAACATTTGGATTTAAAAAAATATGCTCCATTGGTATTAGCCAGATTGTTTTTCCAATGTATCAAGCGTTAGGGTATAAAGTCGGGAAACTATCACAGTTTGCACTGATTAATGATAAGTTGAGTGATTACAAAATAATAGAATGCAATTTTTCATTAGAACATTCTCGGCTTAATAAGGCTTTACATCATAAAATGACAGTGATTAACCCTCATGAAATAAAGAAAGGTCTTTTAGCGAATGATCTTTACGCATCACAAACAAAAAAAAATTCAGATTATTTTATAGGTCGATTTATAAATCATCCTGTATATAGCTATGAATTTTTAGGTTTCTATCATGATAATGAATTAAAGATGTTCGCTGTTGCAAGAGTCGTTGAACATGATGGAAGAAAAGCACTGAGAATTGTTGATGCGCAAGGAGACTATACACTGTTCCGTAAATGTTCTGGCTACTTATATGAATATGTTCTTGAAAATGGATATGAATTTGTCGATATAATGCAAGAAGGTATAGATGAAAGTGTTTTTCTTGACTCAGGCTTTATGAAAATTGATAAGTCATCTAGTAGTGTTGTGCCTAATTATTTTGAGCCTTTTGTTAAGGAAAATATTGAGATTTATTATGCAAGGAGAGATCTAAGTGAAGAGTCCTTTGTTTTATTCAGAGGAGATGCGGATCAGGATAGGCCGAATATACTGCTAGGAGAAACTGATGAGTAATAAACTAACAGTTGTTATGTATCACTATGTAAGAGACATAAAAAATTCGCGTTATCCTAATATAAAAGGCTTAGAGCTAAGCCAGTTTGTTGAACAGTTAAAATATTTAAATAAACACTATAATATTATAGGAATGGAAGATGTATTAGCTAGCAAATATCATCAAGAAGTACTTCCTGATAAAGCAGTTCTTTTGACTTTTGATGATGCATATGCTGAACATTTTAATTTTGTATATCCTATTTTGAAGAAAATGAAAATGAAAGGAGCATTTTATGTTCCTGCAAAAACGGTTCAAGAACATAAAGTACTGGATGTTAATAAAATTCATTTTATTCTTTCAAATGAAAATAACACATTAAAAATAATTAATCATATTAGAGTTGAAATTGATAAATATCGTGAGGAATTTGCTCTTAGTTCATTTGATTTTTACTATAAAAAGTATGCAGTAGAGAATAGATTTGATAATAAAAATACAATTTTTATCAAGAGGGTGCTACAGCATGCTTTGCCAGAACGTTTAAGAAATATCATTTCGGATAATCTATTTGAGCAGCATGTTGGAGTATCCGAAGAAGCTTTTAGTCGAGAGTTGTATATGAACAAATATCAACTTGAACAACTTGTTAATGACGGAATGCATATAGGAAGTCATGGATATGATCATTACTGGTGGAATAAACTTGATAATGAACAACTATCGTCTGAAATTGATAGATCAATTCAGTTTTTGTCTTCATTAGGAGTAGATACTGAAAATTGGACAGCATGCTACCCCTATGGTTCATATAGTGAACAGGTTGTGATGAAGCTAAGGGACAAGGGATGCAAGTTGGCTTTCACCACAGAAGTTGATATTGCTAATTTAAACTGTATAGAACCTCTGTTAATTCCAAGATTAGATACTAACGATCTTCCTAAGAGTAGCAGTTCTAAGCCAAATGAATGGCATCAGAAGGTATAGCCAAATTTAGAGTTGTCGTTTAGCAAAGTGCTCTTTAAGAAATGCTATCATTTTGTTTCCTACGTGACTATCATATGTATGTGCAGATATGGGAATTTCTTTATATAGGAGAGAAAGAGTATATAAAG contains:
- a CDS encoding iron-containing alcohol dehydrogenase family protein, yielding MLKLRFPLPVFRSAKEIVNGQNARMALKGLVANRVALIVSSAFKRSSYCEQLERLINADSVLLIEKSWDGEPSVESLSGVLCKLEKFQPDYILALGGGSVIDGAKLAWLLYEHPTLSNEQLFRPFSLPSLRGKAKFAAIPTTVGAGSEVSSAAVMLDTSSSSKKAVVTHEFIPDLVILDPELVQEVSHNILKTTVADALSHAVEGYVSQINHPLMDSFAEKAVEIVASYIDCFDDESWDLAMIADLQYASMLAGWVQNHKIVGLSHAIAHQLGSLEIGHGLANGLLMPEVISFNAGKDKETAKKYQKLCSKASIENVSQLRDIFKKLTKGQYDSKCLSEADLERIATGALLDPAAKSNPVTFSEIDVKEIVIKCL
- a CDS encoding polysaccharide deacetylase family protein; the encoded protein is MSNKLTVVMYHYVRDIKNSRYPNIKGLELSQFVEQLKYLNKHYNIIGMEDVLASKYHQEVLPDKAVLLTFDDAYAEHFNFVYPILKKMKMKGAFYVPAKTVQEHKVLDVNKIHFILSNENNTLKIINHIRVEIDKYREEFALSSFDFYYKKYAVENRFDNKNTIFIKRVLQHALPERLRNIISDNLFEQHVGVSEEAFSRELYMNKYQLEQLVNDGMHIGSHGYDHYWWNKLDNEQLSSEIDRSIQFLSSLGVDTENWTACYPYGSYSEQVVMKLRDKGCKLAFTTEVDIANLNCIEPLLIPRLDTNDLPKSSSSKPNEWHQKV
- a CDS encoding AMP-binding protein, producing MSIFTKLVFHSKIQGQKTAVIDNGDEYSYSRLVEDIGKTALKLKELNVQPRDRVLVTSSNDYAFVVTYFAVSSVEAIFVNLAQDVSAEHKQYVRDKSQPIIQIDSCKEFLEEVSTTVSIDEQIELEVDDSDVAELVFTSGTTGEPKGVSLTNGQIEKATRHIVEQVKNTSEDVELLLMPLSHSFGMGRLRSVLYVGSTLVIGYPLQRLKRVFQAIERYHVTGLGLVPSAWSFITSVSKNLITKFADQIRYIEFGSAYLSIENKRLLTDWFPKTHIVMHYGLTEVSRALFIHFHTDNLESIGRLSRGADVKVLSENGRFAKEGEVGEIVLKSTWMMSAYYQNNSLTNSSFVDGYFRTGDLGRLKGEYLFLEGRLKEIINVGGKKVSPYQVEETLLKSPYVKECACVALPDLLMGEVVQAFIVLDSTAESSIEQAIESLKELVAELLPVHMRPQKYQPVANLPKTSSGKIQRLKLLTKEVY
- a CDS encoding LuxE/PaaK family acyltransferase; the encoded protein is MPIKSDSEQELLSVLDARPYQLSDKQKSKLFKSNLLKELNHHYKNNELYRKFCKKHLFEPATFSGELTDIPAIPVHIFKALGHKLSSVSPELIKTTLQSSATSGVPSTVLLDKITSRRQIKAMARVLQEVLGSKRRPFCVMDIDPASPNAVNLGARIAAVKGYLNFASSSDYFIDANSPTAPLEFLQQKFIEYLENLKSDEPVVIFGFTFVLYHSVFKVLKERNISFQLPIGSQVIHIGGWKKLESEKVSKEIFNSDIAGVLGIPAENVIDIYGFTEQMGLNYPDCKAGWKHVHAYSDVIIRDESDLSVCPNGQSGLLEFISPLQHSYPGNVVLTDDLGVIEEGQCNCGRKGKRFKVIGRAKKAEVRGCGDVMSEKVSSVSNKRKLSETESMIIYHSPIDVDYSLHPTEQLKQIFAALEQKKNWLSEQPLEALIGLIDTARERWADDTALDSFRSNGLNFLIEWSEPSRLKALLDSSLHGRRGHLDSFLPRKDISSSSLKALPRGTVAHWLSGNVPLLGMFALIQSIVCKNTNILKVSADESQALPALLKTFKDISYTSPGGYTIFGNDLLESIAVVYFDRHQIKTAECFSGHADVRIAWGGREAVEAVSQLPKKYNCQDVLFGPKLSMMVIGCEALSTEKQIRKLVRRAATDSSVFDQYACASPHTIFVEKGAKITPLEFAEKLALAMDKALIRLPTQVPDIGQTNKIRSKIAEYKFIGESWNDRHLRWTVLYDEGDSLVEPTYHRVITVKAVDDVFNVIPNVTSDIQTVGLAMHGEKRLRFAEKITFQGAVRCPDIGYMTHFDSPWDGLFVADRLVRWVSLGGPR